One window of the Microtus ochrogaster isolate Prairie Vole_2 chromosome 10, MicOch1.0, whole genome shotgun sequence genome contains the following:
- the C10H1orf216 gene encoding UPF0500 protein C1orf216 homolog, with amino-acid sequence MFAAIQPGLAEGAQFLGSLPPGMCQPELQPDNNSNFVENAKDANKNWHGMPGKVEPLPMRSSSESPSDNQVFQATGLLEAGVRSPPEGAELPGAEPEKLSVASSVCSPLEDIGYASSSLSIDSLSSSPEPTCGTPRGPSPLDPLLPSVAQAVLQLQAQERYKEQEKEKHHAHLVMYRRLALLQWIRALQHQLVDQQARLQESFDTILDNRKELIRCLQQREASCGHQDHC; translated from the coding sequence ATGTTCGCTGCCATCCAGCCAGGTCTAGCAGAGGGGGCCCAGTTCCTGGGGAGCCTGCCTCCTGGAATGTGTCAGCCCGAGCTCCAACCAGACAATAATTCCAACTTTGTGGAGAATGCTAAGGATGCCAATAAGAATTGGCATGGTATGCCAGGCAAAGTAGAACCCCTCCCGATGAGGAGTTCCTCTGAGTCACCCTCTGACAACCAGGTCTTCCAAGCCACTGGGCTCCTTGAGGCGGGAGTCCGCAGTCCCCCCGAGGGTGCAGAGCTCCCTGGTGCTGAGCCTGAGAAGCTGAGTGTTGCCAGCAGCGTGTGCTCGCCTCTGGAGGACATCGGCTATGCTAGCAGTTCCCTGAGCATCGACAGCCTCAGCAGCAGTCCAGAGCCTACCTGTGGGACTCCTCGAGGCCCAAGCCCTCTGGatccccttctgccctctgtggcccaggctgtgcTGCAGCTGCAGGCTCAGGAGCGCTAtaaggagcaggagaaggagaagcaCCATGCGCACTTGGTAATGTACCGTCGCTTGGCACTGCTTCAGTGGATCCGGGCTCTTCAGCACCAGTTGGTTGACCAGCAGGCCCGACTGCAAGAGAGCTTCGACACCATCCTAGACAACCGAAAAGAACTTATCCGCTGCCTCCAACAGAGGGAAGCATCGTGCGGGCACCAGGACCACTGCTAA